In Balearica regulorum gibbericeps isolate bBalReg1 chromosome 26, bBalReg1.pri, whole genome shotgun sequence, one genomic interval encodes:
- the ACER1 gene encoding alkaline ceramidase 1: MPSIFSYQSAEVDWCEGNFERSTIIAEYYNTISNVSFFVLSPALLYLNRQYCQQRALPLYFVSGLLFCVGIFSMYFHMTLSYVGQLLDELSILWTLAVAYSFWYPKVYFPRCIKSRKHFFWLSGVTTVISTLMSFVKPAFNAYALNCIAFHLLYLTWCELKKCNDKRVHRMAAAMVVWWALAISSWISDRWLCGLWQAINFPYFHSFWHVLIAMSLLYCCPLVIYFDVNYEMPSFKPKLGYWPSDSWPVVVPYIALEEPHKQC; this comes from the exons ATGCCGAGCATATTTTCCTACCAAAGCGCCGAAGTCGACTGGTGCGAAGGCAACTTTGAGCGCTCGACGATCATTGCGGAGTACTACAACACC ATCAGCAATGTAAGCTTCTTTgtcctttctcctgctctgctctacCTGAACCGGCAGTACTGTCAGCAACGCGCCTTGCCCTTGTATTTTGTCTCTGGCCTGCTCTTCTGCGTAG GTATTTTCTCCATGTACTTTCACATGACCCTGAGCTATGTGGGACAACTCTTGGATGAGCTCTCCATCCTCTGGACGCTGGCTGTGGCATATTCCTTTTGGTACCCAAAGGTTTACTTCCCCAGGTGCATCAAGAGCAG gaagcatttcttctgGTTGAGTGGTGTCACCACCGTGATCAGTACCTTGATGTCCTTCGTCAAACCAGCCTTCAATGCCTACGCGCTCAACTGCATCGCCTTCCACCTCCTGTACCTGACGTGGTGTGAGCTGAAAAA GTGCAATGACAAAAGGGTTCACCGGATGGCTGCAGCCATGGTCGTGTGGTGGGCCCTGGCCATCAGCAGCTGGATAAGCGACAGGTGGCTCTGCGGGCTCTGGCAGGCAATCAACTTCCCCTACTTCCACAGCTTCTG GCATGTGCTGATAGCCATGTCCCTCCTATACTGCTGCCCACTGGTCATCTACTTTGACGTCAACTACGAGATGCCGTCATTCAAGCCAAAGCTCGGATATTGGCCCAGCGACTCTTGGCCTGTTGTGGTGCCTTACATTGCTCTGGAGGAACCCCACAAGCAGTGCTAG